From Helicobacter ganmani, one genomic window encodes:
- a CDS encoding metal ABC transporter ATP-binding protein, with translation MAQNKNDKKIIECKNVKFYFTKERILYNVDWTICEGDFWAIIGPNGGGKSTLARLLVGLLKPTSGEIIKNKDLCIGYVPQNTFLNRHFPITALEVVMMGFLKPNFFGGFLPKNAKKIAMERLEQFHLESFAHKKVGELSGGQRQRVLIARALCGNPNLLVLDEPTASIDQKNQKEIYDLLRQINQEKTILMISHDVSVLLGYAKKVLYVNKEVTTHNLPSDANVSSSIGDKHFCEVELMGLWHSNRGGKNE, from the coding sequence ATGGCACAAAATAAGAACGATAAAAAAATTATTGAATGCAAAAATGTTAAATTTTATTTTACCAAAGAGCGAATTTTGTATAATGTGGATTGGACGATTTGTGAAGGTGATTTTTGGGCAATCATTGGACCAAATGGTGGTGGTAAAAGCACATTAGCGCGTCTTTTGGTTGGATTGCTAAAGCCAACAAGTGGAGAAATTATAAAGAATAAAGATTTGTGCATTGGCTATGTGCCACAAAATACTTTTTTAAATCGTCATTTTCCCATTACAGCACTTGAGGTTGTAATGATGGGGTTTTTAAAACCTAATTTTTTTGGTGGATTTTTACCCAAAAATGCAAAGAAAATTGCAATGGAGAGGTTAGAGCAATTCCATTTGGAATCCTTTGCGCATAAAAAAGTCGGTGAGCTCTCTGGAGGACAGAGACAAAGAGTGCTGATTGCGCGTGCATTATGCGGTAACCCCAATCTTTTGGTCTTAGATGAGCCTACGGCAAGTATTGACCAAAAGAATCAAAAAGAAATTTATGATTTGTTGCGACAAATCAATCAAGAAAAGACTATCCTAATGATTAGTCATGATGTGTCCGTTTTGTTAGGATATGCAAAAAAAGTTTTATATGTGAATAAAGAAGTTACAACGCATAACTTACCAAGTGATGCGAATGTTTCCTCTAGCATAGGGGATAAACATTTCTGCGAAGTAGAGCTTATGGGTTTGTGGCACTCTAATAGAGGAGGTAAAAATGAATAA
- a CDS encoding SH3 domain-containing C40 family peptidase translates to MKIKNVRIISLMLALFVAAILSGCATKAIKNPQDIVVPLPPQDLSLFVKESHSLDNTKKLALKKEYLTYFFSPFDKKPKHNVKELQWGLREAYQDLGFGENLLPYQKEEIEELEFEANLEAYPSAKKPAIITRNSNLRVLPTSKPQFSNPNQAGKGFPFDNWQNSAIYVGTPVLITHYSRSGKWAFVESGFVSGWILALDVGILNDNQVQSLRQMQDFLVVRKDLTPIKNSHQEYLESARIGMLLPLLGSTTTQYESQIFLRNSRGYAYTLKVALNQNAFDKFPMNFSAQAVASLAQGIVGEKYGWGGMFGNRDCSMFLRDILGNFGFYLLRNSQAQMRQKSIQESQDSTLYFDLSHLNVEQKKNFIQQQAVPFATLLGMKGHIMLYIGELDGQIYILHDIWGLRTLQNETQEGRKILGKVVITSIEIGKHIQGIHQDKLLIDRIYGMRNLFLESEFDGTK, encoded by the coding sequence ATGAAAATCAAAAATGTGCGCATTATTTCTTTGATGTTGGCACTCTTTGTTGCTGCAATTTTAAGTGGTTGTGCGACAAAAGCAATAAAGAATCCTCAAGATATTGTAGTCCCCTTGCCCCCGCAAGATTTAAGCCTGTTTGTAAAAGAATCGCATAGTTTGGATAACACCAAAAAACTTGCTTTAAAGAAAGAATATTTGACTTATTTTTTCTCTCCTTTTGACAAAAAACCTAAACATAATGTTAAGGAGCTTCAATGGGGTTTAAGAGAAGCTTATCAAGATTTGGGGTTTGGAGAAAATTTACTTCCATATCAGAAAGAAGAAATTGAAGAGTTAGAATTTGAAGCAAATTTGGAAGCCTATCCAAGCGCGAAAAAACCAGCAATTATTACACGCAATTCTAATTTGCGCGTTTTGCCAACAAGCAAACCTCAATTTTCCAACCCAAATCAAGCAGGAAAAGGATTCCCCTTTGATAATTGGCAAAATTCTGCGATTTATGTAGGCACTCCCGTGTTGATTACACATTATTCGCGTTCGGGCAAATGGGCATTCGTTGAAAGTGGTTTTGTAAGTGGGTGGATTTTGGCATTAGATGTTGGAATCTTAAATGATAATCAGGTGCAAAGTTTAAGGCAAATGCAAGATTTTTTAGTTGTTAGGAAGGACTTAACGCCCATTAAAAATTCTCATCAAGAATATTTGGAATCTGCGCGTATTGGAATGCTTTTGCCGTTGCTTGGTAGCACAACAACACAATATGAAAGCCAGATATTTTTACGCAATTCTCGTGGATATGCCTACACGCTTAAAGTAGCATTAAATCAAAATGCTTTTGATAAATTTCCGATGAATTTTTCTGCTCAAGCAGTTGCTAGCTTGGCACAAGGAATTGTGGGTGAAAAATATGGTTGGGGTGGAATGTTTGGAAATCGGGATTGCTCTATGTTTTTGCGTGATATTTTGGGAAATTTTGGATTTTATCTTTTGAGAAATTCGCAAGCGCAAATGAGGCAAAAAAGTATTCAAGAAAGTCAGGATTCCACATTGTATTTTGATTTGAGCCATTTGAATGTAGAGCAAAAGAAAAATTTTATCCAACAACAAGCTGTACCTTTCGCAACATTGCTTGGTATGAAAGGACATATTATGCTTTACATTGGAGAGTTAGATGGACAAATTTATATTTTGCATGACATTTGGGGTTTAAGAACGCTACAAAATGAAACACAAGAGGGAAGAAAAATTCTTGGTAAAGTTGTGATTACTTCAATTGAAATTGGCAAGCATATACAGGGCATTCATCAGGATAAATTGCTCATTGACCGCATTTATGGTATGCGAAATTTGTTTTTAGAAAGTGAATTTGATGGCACAAAATAA
- a CDS encoding arsenate reductase family protein, producing MVKIYGIKNCGSVKKALNFLESKGIPYTLIDFKTTPPTPQDLEHWLKFVSLEVLFNKKGTTYKKLGLKELQLTPAKIKEWLIKEPMLIKRPVIVHSNGVIVGFNEETYQKMQG from the coding sequence ATGGTAAAAATTTATGGAATTAAAAATTGTGGAAGCGTGAAAAAAGCATTAAATTTTTTGGAGTCTAAAGGAATCCCTTATACATTGATAGACTTTAAAACAACGCCACCTACCCCTCAAGATTTGGAACATTGGCTGAAATTTGTTTCTTTGGAAGTGCTTTTCAATAAAAAAGGCACAACTTATAAGAAATTGGGGCTAAAAGAATTGCAATTAACACCTGCAAAAATAAAAGAATGGCTAATAAAAGAGCCGATGTTGATTAAGCGACCAGTAATAGTGCATTCTAATGGAGTTATTGTAGGCTTTAATGAAGAGACTTATCAAAAGATGCAAGGATAA
- a CDS encoding branched-chain amino acid transporter permease, producing the protein METQISENLTSAYIFWAIFAASFGTALTRFLPFFAFKNATNQPLLRYLQETMPLLIMTLLVFFSLKDTTWSETYGLYEMGGVACATLCFMLTKNSVLSIFAGIIFYIFALKIF; encoded by the coding sequence ATGGAAACACAAATAAGCGAAAATTTAACTTCGGCTTATATTTTTTGGGCAATTTTTGCTGCATCGTTTGGTACGGCTTTGACGCGGTTTTTGCCCTTTTTTGCTTTTAAAAATGCGACGAATCAACCGCTTTTGCGCTACTTGCAAGAAACAATGCCTTTATTGATTATGACGCTTTTGGTTTTCTTTAGTTTAAAGGATACGACTTGGAGTGAAACTTATGGGCTTTATGAAATGGGTGGAGTCGCTTGCGCAACCCTATGTTTTATGCTTACTAAAAACTCTGTATTAAGCATATTCGCAGGAATTATTTTTTATATTTTTGCATTAAAAATATTTTAA
- a CDS encoding AzlC family ABC transporter permease: MQTLPVFMGYLPLGIAFGILFSKLHLAWYFGVLSAILIFTGAGQFLLISLLSIHAGFLEIALASFLLNIRHMFYSLAITDEIKNFGIGKYYILFGLTDETFAVLKTNKETLNLTQKEMEINYLFITFFDHIYWVLGCGIGIFLGEQLGFQPQGVEFALTALFSVLTLALLKNSKNRNPFYIALALGVVGLMIFPKEQFLILSMVCGIVILLIFRKWIANNLKPHNVSAEN, translated from the coding sequence GTGCAAACTTTACCGGTTTTTATGGGCTATTTGCCACTTGGAATTGCATTTGGGATTCTGTTTTCTAAGTTGCATTTGGCTTGGTATTTTGGAGTCTTGAGTGCAATTCTGATTTTTACAGGGGCAGGGCAGTTTTTGCTTATCTCTTTGCTTTCCATTCATGCAGGATTTTTGGAAATTGCTTTAGCTTCTTTTTTGTTAAATATTCGCCATATGTTTTATTCCCTTGCAATTACAGATGAAATTAAGAACTTTGGGATTGGCAAATATTATATTTTATTTGGTTTGACAGATGAAACCTTTGCAGTGTTAAAAACAAACAAAGAAACTTTGAATCTTACACAAAAGGAAATGGAGATAAATTATCTTTTTATTACTTTTTTTGACCATATTTATTGGGTTTTGGGTTGTGGAATTGGAATCTTTTTGGGAGAGCAATTAGGATTTCAGCCACAGGGAGTTGAGTTTGCGCTTACAGCCCTTTTTAGCGTGCTAACACTTGCGTTGTTGAAAAACTCCAAAAACAGGAATCCTTTTTATATTGCTTTGGCGCTTGGAGTTGTGGGACTTATGATTTTTCCCAAAGAGCAATTCTTGATTTTAAGTATGGTATGTGGAATCGTGATTCTATTGATTTTTAGAAAATGGATTGCGAACAATCTGAAGCCACACAATGTATCAGCAGAGAATTAA
- a CDS encoding putative metalloprotease CJM1_0395 family protein — MQIGTNIYFNLQNYSNNFKAQDLENDFSKLTEAQEAQSSDTTEESQNTDISAPEAPNGEKLDASEQQYVRELAAIDASVRAHEAAHVGAGAGVVSGGASFGYTRGPDGKMYATSGEVPITMKEGRTPEETIQNARQIASAAMAPADPSPQDYKVAANAAQMEAQARSEQAQERAQELKEQTEESEESQETDSTKDSVAIENRAKQDSKQDFVTINDAANMSSANAESQNTTNEEQQKKLLEYIVKSYVANAVSNSYTPQFEIAG, encoded by the coding sequence ATGCAGATAGGAACGAATATCTACTTTAATTTGCAAAATTACTCCAATAATTTTAAAGCACAAGATTTAGAAAATGATTTTAGTAAGCTAACAGAAGCGCAAGAGGCGCAATCTAGCGACACGACAGAGGAATCGCAAAACACAGATATAAGTGCGCCGGAAGCTCCCAATGGTGAGAAATTAGATGCAAGTGAGCAACAATATGTGCGTGAGTTAGCAGCTATTGACGCAAGTGTGCGAGCGCACGAAGCTGCACATGTTGGTGCGGGTGCAGGTGTCGTAAGCGGTGGAGCGAGTTTTGGCTATACACGCGGACCTGATGGTAAAATGTATGCAACATCAGGTGAAGTTCCAATCACTATGAAAGAGGGTAGAACACCAGAGGAGACTATCCAAAATGCGCGTCAGATTGCCTCTGCTGCAATGGCTCCAGCAGACCCTAGTCCGCAGGATTACAAGGTTGCTGCAAATGCCGCACAAATGGAAGCCCAAGCAAGGAGTGAGCAAGCACAAGAACGAGCACAAGAGCTTAAAGAACAGACGGAAGAGAGCGAAGAATCCCAAGAAACAGATTCTACAAAAGATTCTGTCGCGATAGAGAATAGGGCAAAGCAGGATTCCAAACAGGATTTTGTAACCATAAATGATGCAGCTAATATGAGTAGTGCAAATGCAGAATCGCAAAATACTACCAACGAGGAACAACAAAAAAAACTTCTTGAATATATAGTGAAAAGCTATGTTGCAAATGCAGTGAGCAATTCTTACACTCCGCAGTTTGAGATTGCAGGCTAA
- a CDS encoding methyl-accepting chemotaxis protein codes for MLKTIRSKIIVMIVVFLLALLGMVHYNLSNGFNNIAKSSSTNELHQLNAMLFEGLKVAMNTGDPEIIGSFIEGSKKVPGITNMELFPSQAIIDLMGLKKTYTTIPEILEVFKTKKEFIRIYKAENDQGYLMAKPLIAEESCLMCHATSQVGEVLGVAEMQISSQELMSRSSEIQLTILFWMISVSVIALLVLLFLFNRWVFNPISNLANVAYDLSQGEGDLTKRLPIKNEDEIAKASTYINDFIQKIDNTVADAKDASHQNILQSTQLSNASKEIDERIECLVQIVERSTKLGNNIELMLNDSMSLVQKSAHDIQDSAKQLSRTKALLLKVINEVQGNVSTEQSIAERLAQTAQETDKIKGVLTIIADIADQTSLLALNANIEAARAGEAGRGFAVVADEVRKLAERTQKSLNEINAVVNTIIQSVSDANNAMGANVQNTVSIADASIESTEDLETSVKSLEDAVEASSQSLQKTNELFTAVNDILKQVGEVQRLTDENSKAVHLIDGISKEISQKASALNNQLDSFKV; via the coding sequence ATGTTAAAGACAATCCGGTCTAAAATCATTGTGATGATTGTTGTGTTTTTGTTAGCCCTTTTGGGAATGGTGCATTATAATTTATCCAATGGATTTAATAATATTGCCAAAAGTAGTTCCACAAATGAGCTTCATCAGTTAAACGCAATGCTTTTTGAGGGGTTAAAAGTTGCGATGAATACAGGAGACCCAGAGATTATTGGGAGCTTTATTGAGGGTTCTAAAAAAGTGCCGGGTATTACAAATATGGAACTTTTCCCCTCTCAAGCAATTATTGATTTAATGGGTTTAAAGAAAACTTACACGACGATTCCGGAAATTTTAGAAGTTTTTAAAACCAAAAAAGAATTTATTAGAATCTATAAAGCGGAAAATGACCAAGGCTATTTAATGGCAAAGCCGCTTATCGCAGAGGAATCTTGTTTGATGTGTCATGCGACTTCGCAAGTGGGTGAGGTGCTAGGAGTAGCTGAAATGCAAATTTCAAGCCAAGAGTTAATGAGTCGCTCTAGCGAAATTCAACTTACGATTCTGTTTTGGATGATTAGTGTGAGTGTCATCGCCTTGCTCGTGTTGCTCTTTTTGTTTAATCGTTGGGTATTTAACCCTATTTCCAATCTCGCAAATGTGGCTTATGACCTTTCTCAAGGAGAGGGAGATTTAACCAAACGTTTGCCAATCAAAAATGAGGACGAAATTGCAAAGGCAAGTACGTATATCAATGATTTTATTCAAAAGATTGATAATACCGTTGCCGACGCTAAAGACGCAAGTCATCAAAATATTTTACAATCCACGCAACTTTCTAATGCGTCCAAAGAAATTGATGAGCGCATAGAATGTCTTGTGCAAATCGTAGAACGTAGCACAAAGCTTGGTAATAATATTGAACTGATGTTAAATGATTCTATGTCTTTGGTGCAGAAAAGTGCGCACGATATTCAGGATTCTGCGAAGCAGCTTTCAAGAACAAAAGCGCTTTTGCTAAAAGTCATCAATGAAGTGCAAGGAAATGTCAGTACAGAGCAAAGTATTGCGGAACGTCTCGCGCAAACCGCACAAGAAACAGATAAAATTAAAGGCGTTTTGACTATTATTGCCGATATTGCCGACCAAACAAGCTTGCTCGCCTTGAATGCAAACATAGAAGCTGCACGTGCGGGAGAAGCAGGAAGGGGATTTGCTGTCGTAGCTGATGAGGTGCGCAAGCTTGCGGAACGCACTCAAAAAAGCTTGAATGAAATCAATGCCGTGGTAAATACGATTATTCAATCTGTCTCTGATGCCAATAATGCAATGGGCGCGAATGTTCAAAACACCGTAAGCATAGCAGATGCTTCCATAGAAAGCACAGAAGATTTAGAAACAAGTGTTAAATCCCTAGAAGACGCAGTAGAAGCTTCTTCTCAATCTTTGCAAAAAACGAATGAACTTTTTACTGCGGTGAATGATATTCTAAAACAAGTGGGAGAAGTGCAAAGATTGACAGATGAAAATAGCAAAGCAGTGCATTTGATTGATGGAATCTCTAAAGAAATTTCCCAAAAAGCTAGTGCATTAAATAACCAATTGGATTCTTTTAAGGTTTAG